The following coding sequences are from one Devosia neptuniae window:
- a CDS encoding Na/Pi cotransporter family protein, which produces MSSTIHLIDLLGAGALLIWGLRLIKTGIMNAFGGSLRQWIGKGTGNRFKAALSGLLATLALQSSTATAVITASFASRGIIEQRMAQAVMLGANVGTAIAAVILSMDVHWIGSAMILIGVVTYSVSQYARGKGVGRAALGLGLMLLALQLLGQVTEPLRESDMVIAVLSGLGDAPVIALLLATGLAFVASSSLAVVLFVALLAQSGLVTPTLAVILVAGANLGGAVPPWLAVSREGVEARRLTLSNLVVRGLGALVLTAFAGPVAALALPLLPNAHMLTIATHIGFSLVLLVVFLPLLDPIAALATKLVPARAAGKQGPTYLDDGALDTPAIALAVAARETLRVGDLVGKMLEISLNGLMQNDPALRDKLGGFDDDVDALQEAIKLYLAKLGRGELDPDDDRRAAEIVSYAINLEHIGDIIDRGLCEQATKKTQRKLKFSPEGLAEIQEMYAKTIENLRLSQSVFFGRDPELARALMAGKVEIRRLEAASSERHLKRVRALRSETLETSTLHLDILRDLKRINAHLASVAVPILEQMGELSESRLVHQASAAPALEQK; this is translated from the coding sequence ATGTCGTCAACAATCCATCTGATCGATCTGCTCGGAGCCGGCGCCCTGCTGATCTGGGGGCTGCGCCTGATCAAGACCGGCATCATGAATGCCTTTGGCGGCTCGTTGCGCCAGTGGATCGGCAAGGGCACGGGCAACCGCTTCAAGGCGGCACTGTCGGGGCTGCTGGCGACGCTGGCCCTGCAATCGAGCACGGCGACGGCGGTGATCACGGCGTCTTTTGCCAGCCGCGGCATTATCGAGCAGCGCATGGCGCAGGCGGTGATGCTGGGCGCCAATGTCGGCACGGCGATTGCCGCAGTAATTCTGTCCATGGATGTGCACTGGATCGGCTCGGCCATGATCCTGATCGGGGTCGTGACCTATTCGGTCAGCCAATATGCGCGGGGCAAGGGCGTTGGCCGGGCGGCGCTGGGGCTGGGGCTGATGCTGCTGGCGCTGCAATTGCTGGGGCAGGTCACCGAGCCGCTGCGCGAATCCGACATGGTCATCGCTGTGCTGTCCGGGCTGGGCGATGCGCCGGTCATTGCGCTGCTGCTGGCGACGGGGCTGGCCTTTGTGGCGTCGTCCAGCCTTGCCGTGGTGCTGTTCGTGGCGCTGCTGGCGCAATCGGGGCTGGTGACGCCGACTTTGGCGGTGATCCTGGTGGCGGGGGCCAATCTGGGCGGGGCCGTTCCGCCCTGGTTGGCGGTATCGCGCGAGGGCGTCGAAGCACGGCGGTTGACGCTGAGTAACCTCGTGGTGCGCGGTCTGGGGGCGCTGGTGCTGACGGCGTTTGCCGGGCCGGTGGCGGCGCTTGCGCTGCCGCTGCTGCCCAATGCGCATATGCTGACCATTGCCACCCATATCGGGTTCAGCCTGGTGCTGCTGGTGGTGTTTTTGCCGCTGCTCGATCCGATTGCTGCGCTTGCCACCAAGCTGGTGCCGGCGCGGGCGGCGGGCAAGCAGGGGCCGACTTATCTTGACGACGGGGCGCTCGATACGCCGGCTATCGCGCTGGCCGTGGCGGCGCGTGAAACGTTGCGGGTGGGGGATCTGGTCGGCAAGATGCTGGAAATCAGTCTCAATGGGCTGATGCAGAACGATCCGGCGCTGCGCGACAAGCTGGGCGGGTTCGATGACGATGTCGATGCGCTGCAGGAAGCGATCAAGCTGTATCTCGCCAAGCTGGGCCGGGGCGAACTTGACCCCGATGATGATCGGCGGGCGGCCGAGATCGTGTCCTATGCAATAAATCTTGAACATATCGGGGACATTATCGATCGGGGCCTGTGCGAGCAGGCGACCAAGAAGACCCAGCGCAAGCTCAAATTCTCGCCTGAGGGACTGGCCGAAATCCAGGAAATGTATGCCAAGACCATCGAAAATCTGCGGCTGTCGCAATCGGTGTTTTTCGGGCGTGATCCAGAATTGGCGCGGGCGCTGATGGCGGGCAAGGTCGAAATCCGGCGGCTCGAAGCGGCGTCGAGCGAGCGGCACCTCAAGCGGGTGCGGGCGCTGCGCAGCGAGACGCTGGAAACCAGCACGCTGCATCTCGATATCCTGCGCGATCTCAAGCGCATCAATGCGCATCTGGCTTCGGTGGCCGTGCCGATCCTGGAGCAAATGGGCGAATTGAGCGAAAGCCGGCTGGTACATCAGGCCAGCGCGGCACCGGCTTTGGAGCAGAAGTGA
- a CDS encoding NUDIX hydrolase — MGAKTPVMERTKVDQIVAGETPLDFAAQFATVPWRIGRRGTLEILLVTSRTSRHWLLPKGWLVRGKSAMESAEIEAFEEAGVQGKMRNKPIGAFAYNKILKTGEALPCRVTVFSLKVKKLLDDWPEAGQRERAWFDIAVAADAVYEPQLRDFLLGLSRSEPIALLR, encoded by the coding sequence ATGGGAGCCAAGACGCCGGTGATGGAAAGGACCAAAGTGGATCAGATCGTGGCTGGCGAGACGCCGCTGGATTTTGCGGCGCAGTTTGCCACGGTGCCCTGGCGGATTGGCCGCCGTGGCACGCTCGAAATCCTGCTGGTCACCTCGCGCACCAGCCGGCATTGGCTCCTGCCCAAGGGCTGGCTGGTGCGGGGCAAATCGGCCATGGAATCGGCGGAGATCGAGGCGTTCGAGGAAGCCGGTGTGCAGGGCAAGATGCGCAACAAGCCGATCGGTGCCTTCGCCTATAACAAAATCCTCAAGACCGGCGAGGCTCTGCCCTGCCGGGTGACGGTGTTCAGCCTCAAGGTCAAGAAGCTGCTCGATGACTGGCCGGAGGCCGGGCAACGCGAGCGAGCATGGTTCGACATCGCAGTGGCGGCCGATGCCGTATATGAGCCGCAATTGCGAGATTTCCTCCTCGGCCTGAGCCGGTCGGAGCCTATCGCATTGTTACGGTAA
- a CDS encoding MG2 domain-containing protein, with the protein MGKLGALRWLGAAVLMGLSLVSAQAADVKVTVLENTDLPGFDYSILRDTDLDACRSACVDDNICRAFTFNAQSNWCFLKGDSNEIAEFNGATSGRVSRAPTPAATEAARQAELPFPPQDLISQAKSFATGLPSTDTPPPKTSYADLVAAAEQAVTEENPAGAIVAFRQALAINANDRAVWQALADVALARAKAVAGQSEGDNSYDLASTGTSAAMNAFLRSTERDDRAVALKSLAEGMAYREMWREVIATYRASLALAPSKQLQAELDDVIAQHGFRVTSHEVDAESASPRICVVFSDPLPSGSTDLSGYIVVPNAPQAAIETEQSQICIDGVQHGARYAIQLRAGLPSADGETLRKDVKLDVYVPDRSPFVAFANNAYVMPAGLGGGLPITSVNAETADVMIYRIGDRSIAAAVRDGVFQGSLTGYSAENVADQYGEKIWDGKVDLAKGAANALTTTAIPVADVLKDIPPGAYVVTAKVADSEADYWDSLATQWFIVSNLGLTTIAGDDGVHAFVRGLGDAKPMAGVDVRLVAVNNEILGEGVTDADGRAVFAPGLARGTGGKAPQLLVAETKDGDYAFLDLSKPAFDLTDRGVEGRPSPGPLDLYATTERGVYRPGETVYLTALLRDARAQAVKDMPLTMEVERPDGVVATRDVLRDGGAGGYFTALPMVGDAMRGSWTVRLYADPKAAALTSVAFLVEDFEPERLAFDITAPDAPVETGVETAIDVTAKYLYGATAPGLAVEADAVLRPRTTLEQFPGYTFGREDDTIETNREPLGVVGTTDEAGKAVAAVVLPEPQSTTRPLEAQIILRLVDTNGRTVERSLTRPVLADVDRIGIKPAFTDATGLGEGSKAEFDIVAVSPQGEAIAKTGLTWTLSRIETNYQWYRDGSSWKWEAITTTREAANGTLDTVAGGPARIGANVNWGRYQLEIESAGPNPTSSTYEFYAGYYYADAGSDTPDTLQVALDKPAYRVGDTANLKLDPQFAGTALVMVVDNRIIDMVAVEVPEGGMTVPLKVTEQWGPGAYVTAVLYRPSDASEKRMPSRALGLAFADVEPGDLKLATSIDAPKETLPRQSFTATVKLGNVAAGQQTYVAVAAVDLGILNLTNFKVPAPDDWYFGQRQLGMEIRDLYGLLIDPTQGLPGAMRSGGDGGASRLGTPPPTSVLVALHSGIVKVDAEGNATVTFEMPDFSGTVRLMAMAWTDTAVGHASADVIVRDPVVVTLSPPRFLRVGDESRLLVEVNNVSGAAGSYGIALSTGQGISTDAENTDVELAQGARTSLDLSLTGTGIGDWPVVLTITAPDGSIQKKELTLGVRATSGPVTTSRLIPLPAGKTVSVEDSYFDSYMANTGALTLAIGPLARLDVPSLLLSLDRYPYGCAEQTSSRALPLLYLNEVASMIGVGSDDKLNETVTKAIASTLAKQTSTGGFGLWGPFDGGDLWLDAYVTDFLIRAKAEGYAVPEDAMTMALDNLSNQVSYATDFDNGGEAIAYALHDLARAGRAAIGDLRYYLEARLDAFASPLAKAQLGAALALYGDSTRSETAFLAAVEDLRKAEQPNRYRSDYGSLLRDTAGVLTLAAEFKPAGVDIGALTSQLAKLRDRARYTSTQEDSWTLLAAAAVGRDSADGSITVNGEALTGPVYRRFDQEELEAAAVEITNNGATDTEAKVTVTAIPLTPPPVSSNGFSITREYFLPDGTSVDPQDAPIAQNERLVVLLTVKPQHLGSGQYVIADPLPAGFEIENPDLSAGEGVSDFAWLTVDAPTHVESRTDQFVAAFRYYSDTATFRTAYMVRAVSPGSFTLPGATVEDMYRPEFRGNTAAGRIEVTQAGQ; encoded by the coding sequence ATGGGCAAGCTGGGGGCGTTGCGCTGGTTGGGCGCGGCTGTGCTGATGGGGCTCAGCCTCGTGAGCGCGCAGGCGGCGGACGTCAAGGTGACGGTGCTGGAAAACACCGACCTGCCGGGGTTCGATTATTCGATCCTCAGGGATACCGATCTCGATGCCTGCCGCAGCGCCTGTGTGGATGACAATATCTGCCGCGCCTTCACCTTCAATGCGCAGTCCAATTGGTGTTTCCTCAAGGGCGACAGCAACGAAATCGCCGAATTTAACGGTGCCACGTCGGGCCGCGTCAGCCGGGCGCCGACGCCCGCTGCCACCGAGGCCGCGCGCCAGGCCGAATTGCCGTTTCCGCCGCAGGATTTGATCTCGCAGGCCAAGAGCTTTGCCACGGGGCTGCCCAGCACAGATACGCCGCCGCCCAAGACCAGCTATGCCGATCTGGTCGCGGCTGCCGAGCAGGCGGTGACCGAGGAAAATCCGGCTGGAGCCATTGTGGCGTTCCGGCAGGCTTTGGCGATCAATGCCAATGACCGGGCCGTCTGGCAGGCGCTGGCCGATGTGGCGCTGGCCCGGGCCAAGGCCGTGGCGGGTCAATCCGAGGGCGACAATAGCTATGATCTGGCCTCGACCGGCACGTCGGCGGCGATGAATGCCTTTCTGCGTTCGACCGAGCGGGACGACCGCGCCGTGGCGCTTAAGTCCCTGGCCGAAGGCATGGCCTATCGTGAAATGTGGCGCGAGGTGATTGCCACCTATCGCGCGAGCCTGGCGCTGGCGCCGAGCAAGCAATTGCAGGCGGAGCTGGATGATGTGATTGCCCAGCATGGCTTCCGCGTGACCAGCCATGAAGTGGATGCCGAATCCGCCTCGCCGCGCATCTGCGTGGTGTTTTCCGATCCGCTGCCCTCGGGCAGCACGGACCTGTCCGGCTATATCGTGGTGCCCAATGCGCCGCAGGCGGCCATTGAAACGGAGCAGAGCCAGATTTGTATCGATGGCGTGCAGCATGGCGCCCGTTATGCCATTCAGCTGCGTGCCGGCCTGCCGTCAGCCGATGGCGAAACGCTGCGCAAGGACGTCAAGCTCGACGTCTATGTGCCCGATCGTTCGCCCTTCGTGGCCTTTGCCAATAATGCCTATGTGATGCCGGCCGGCCTCGGTGGCGGGCTGCCGATCACTTCGGTCAATGCCGAAACCGCTGACGTGATGATCTATCGCATCGGGGACCGGTCCATTGCCGCCGCGGTGCGCGACGGGGTGTTCCAGGGCTCGCTGACCGGCTATTCGGCCGAGAATGTCGCCGACCAATATGGCGAAAAGATCTGGGACGGGAAGGTGGACCTCGCCAAGGGGGCGGCCAATGCGCTGACCACCACGGCCATTCCGGTTGCCGATGTGCTCAAGGATATTCCGCCCGGCGCCTATGTGGTGACCGCCAAGGTGGCCGATAGCGAAGCCGATTATTGGGATAGCCTGGCCACCCAATGGTTCATCGTGTCCAATCTGGGTCTGACCACGATTGCGGGCGATGATGGCGTGCATGCCTTTGTGCGCGGGCTGGGCGATGCCAAGCCGATGGCTGGCGTCGATGTGCGGCTGGTCGCGGTCAACAATGAGATTTTAGGCGAAGGCGTTACGGATGCCGATGGCCGGGCAGTGTTTGCGCCGGGCCTGGCGCGTGGCACGGGCGGCAAGGCGCCGCAATTGCTGGTCGCCGAAACCAAGGATGGCGATTATGCTTTCCTTGATCTGTCCAAGCCCGCTTTCGATCTGACTGATCGGGGTGTTGAAGGCCGGCCGTCGCCGGGTCCGCTGGATCTGTATGCCACCACGGAACGCGGTGTCTATCGACCGGGTGAGACGGTTTATCTGACGGCCCTGTTGCGTGATGCGCGGGCGCAGGCGGTCAAGGATATGCCGCTGACCATGGAAGTCGAGCGGCCGGATGGCGTCGTCGCGACCCGGGATGTGCTCCGCGATGGAGGGGCGGGGGGCTATTTCACCGCGCTGCCCATGGTGGGCGACGCGATGCGTGGCTCCTGGACGGTGCGGCTTTATGCCGACCCCAAGGCGGCGGCGCTGACCAGCGTGGCCTTCCTCGTCGAGGATTTCGAGCCTGAGCGGTTGGCCTTTGATATTACTGCGCCCGATGCACCGGTCGAAACGGGCGTCGAGACTGCCATCGATGTCACCGCGAAATATCTCTATGGCGCTACGGCGCCTGGCCTGGCGGTGGAAGCCGACGCGGTGCTGCGGCCGCGCACGACGCTGGAGCAATTCCCCGGCTATACCTTTGGCCGCGAAGACGACACGATCGAAACCAATCGCGAGCCGCTGGGCGTGGTCGGCACGACCGATGAAGCCGGCAAGGCGGTCGCCGCTGTCGTGCTGCCCGAGCCGCAATCCACCACGCGGCCGCTCGAAGCCCAGATCATTCTGCGGCTGGTCGATACCAATGGCCGCACGGTCGAGCGCTCGCTGACCCGTCCGGTGCTTGCCGATGTCGATCGGATCGGCATCAAGCCGGCCTTTACCGACGCGACGGGCCTGGGCGAAGGCAGCAAGGCCGAGTTCGATATCGTGGCGGTTTCGCCGCAGGGCGAAGCGATTGCCAAGACGGGCCTGACCTGGACGCTGTCGCGCATCGAAACCAACTACCAATGGTATCGCGATGGCAGCAGCTGGAAGTGGGAAGCCATTACGACGACGCGCGAAGCGGCCAATGGGACGCTCGACACGGTCGCAGGCGGGCCCGCCCGCATCGGCGCCAATGTGAATTGGGGCCGTTACCAGCTCGAAATCGAAAGCGCCGGGCCCAATCCGACCTCGTCGACCTACGAATTCTATGCCGGCTATTATTATGCCGATGCCGGCAGCGACACGCCGGACACGCTGCAGGTGGCGCTGGACAAGCCGGCCTATCGCGTCGGTGACACCGCCAATCTCAAGCTCGATCCGCAATTTGCCGGCACGGCTTTGGTGATGGTGGTGGATAACCGCATCATCGATATGGTTGCTGTCGAAGTGCCCGAAGGCGGCATGACTGTGCCGCTCAAGGTCACCGAGCAATGGGGGCCGGGCGCCTATGTGACGGCCGTGCTCTATCGTCCGTCCGATGCCAGTGAAAAGCGCATGCCGTCACGGGCTTTGGGCCTGGCCTTTGCCGATGTCGAGCCGGGCGATCTCAAGCTCGCCACGAGCATCGACGCGCCCAAGGAAACGCTGCCGCGCCAAAGCTTCACCGCCACGGTCAAGCTGGGCAATGTGGCCGCCGGGCAGCAGACCTATGTGGCCGTTGCCGCGGTGGATCTGGGCATTCTCAACCTCACCAATTTCAAGGTGCCGGCGCCCGACGACTGGTATTTCGGCCAGCGGCAGCTGGGCATGGAAATCCGCGATCTCTATGGGCTGCTGATCGACCCGACCCAGGGCCTGCCCGGCGCGATGCGTTCGGGCGGCGATGGCGGGGCGTCCCGCCTGGGCACACCGCCGCCAACTTCGGTGCTGGTGGCTTTGCATTCGGGTATCGTCAAGGTCGATGCTGAGGGCAATGCGACCGTCACCTTCGAGATGCCAGACTTTTCCGGCACGGTGCGGCTGATGGCCATGGCCTGGACTGACACGGCGGTTGGCCATGCTTCGGCCGATGTTATCGTGCGCGATCCGGTCGTCGTGACACTGAGCCCGCCGCGCTTCCTGCGCGTGGGGGATGAGTCTCGCCTCTTGGTCGAGGTCAACAATGTCAGCGGCGCCGCCGGGAGCTATGGCATTGCGCTGAGCACCGGACAGGGCATTTCGACCGATGCGGAAAATACCGATGTCGAACTGGCCCAGGGCGCGCGCACGTCGCTCGACCTGAGCCTAACCGGAACGGGGATTGGCGATTGGCCGGTGGTGTTGACCATTACCGCGCCCGATGGTTCGATCCAGAAGAAGGAGCTGACGCTGGGCGTCCGCGCCACCAGTGGGCCGGTGACCACCAGCCGGTTGATTCCGCTGCCGGCGGGGAAAACCGTCAGCGTCGAGGACAGCTATTTCGATAGCTATATGGCCAATACTGGTGCGCTGACGCTCGCCATTGGTCCGCTGGCGCGTCTCGATGTACCAAGCCTGCTGCTCTCGCTCGACCGCTACCCCTATGGGTGCGCCGAGCAGACCTCGAGCCGTGCTCTGCCGCTGCTGTACCTCAACGAAGTGGCCAGCATGATCGGGGTGGGCAGTGACGACAAGCTCAACGAGACCGTGACCAAGGCCATTGCCTCGACCCTTGCCAAGCAGACCTCCACCGGCGGTTTTGGCCTCTGGGGTCCGTTCGATGGCGGGGATCTGTGGCTGGATGCCTATGTCACCGACTTCCTGATCCGGGCCAAGGCGGAAGGCTATGCCGTGCCCGAGGATGCCATGACCATGGCGCTGGATAACCTTTCCAACCAGGTGTCCTACGCCACCGATTTCGACAATGGCGGGGAAGCCATTGCCTATGCGCTGCACGATCTGGCCCGCGCCGGCCGTGCCGCCATTGGCGATCTGCGCTATTACCTCGAAGCCCGGCTCGATGCCTTCGCTTCGCCGCTGGCCAAGGCCCAGCTGGGCGCGGCTTTGGCGCTTTATGGCGATAGCACCCGCTCGGAAACCGCCTTCCTCGCTGCCGTGGAAGATCTGCGCAAGGCCGAGCAACCCAATCGCTATCGCTCCGATTATGGGAGCCTCTTGCGTGATACAGCGGGCGTGCTGACGCTAGCCGCCGAGTTCAAGCCGGCCGGCGTGGATATTGGTGCGCTTACCAGCCAATTGGCCAAGCTGCGGGATCGGGCGCGCTATACCTCGACCCAGGAAGACAGCTGGACGCTGCTGGCTGCAGCTGCAGTGGGCCGCGATAGTGCCGATGGCTCCATTACGGTCAATGGGGAGGCGTTGACCGGTCCGGTCTATCGCCGCTTTGACCAGGAAGAGCTGGAAGCTGCTGCTGTCGAGATCACCAATAATGGTGCGACCGATACGGAAGCCAAGGTGACGGTGACAGCCATTCCGCTGACGCCGCCGCCGGTTTCGAGCAATGGCTTTAGCATCACGCGGGAATATTTCCTGCCTGATGGCACCAGCGTTGATCCGCAGGATGCGCCAATCGCCCAGAATGAGCGGCTGGTAGTGTTGCTGACGGTCAAGCCGCAGCATCTGGGCTCGGGGCAATATGTCATTGCCGATCCGCTGCCGGCGGGTTTCGAAATCGAAAACCCGGACCTGTCGGCGGGCGAGGGCGTGTCCGATTTCGCCTGGCTCACGGTGGATGCGCCGACCCATGTGGAATCGCGCACCGACCAGTTCGTCGCGGCCTTCCGCTATTATTCGGATACCGCCACGTTCAGGACGGCCTATATGGTCCGCGCCGTTTCCCCGGGCAGTTTCACCCTGCCGGGCGCGACGGTGGAGGACATGTACCGGCCCGAATTCCGCGGCAATACCGCCGCGGGCCGCATCGAGGTCACCCAAGCGGGACAATGA
- the pbpC gene encoding penicillin-binding protein 1C → MTETGASAARKAPRWRRVALVACLLAGGLLAGGTIYVRSVIGEIAATLPVLPDLATMPVSVAVVDRDGQLLRPFTTKDGRWRLPVTTAQVDRRFLDMLVAYEDRGFAGHHGVEWGSMLRAAGQYVGAGGNIVSGGSTLTMQVARLLEGAPTRNLWGKLRQMVHADSLERQLSKDQILNLYLTLAPYGGNIEGIRAASLAYFGKEPTRLTTAEAALLVALPQSPEARRPDRDPDAARRSRDMVLDRLVTAGAIAAEEAEAAKQEPIPTARKQFPMLASHMAEQALRAQPGMRQIGLTVDKRLQDALERLGAARARQIDPKVSVAIVAADIQTGEILASVGSAGLFNAESAGYVDMTSAIRSPGSTLKPLIYGLAFELGLAHPESLIEDRPTAFGGYVPVNFDGFSRGTVTVRQALTESLNIPAVVVLDAVGPSRLISRMKRAYADPRLPVNTAPSLAVGLGGVGISLRDLVSIYGAIARGGSPVRLRDGVKPDTTLAFEKPAPVLDPVAAWYVADILADVPPPLNGSPGRIAYKTGTSYGYRDAWAIGFDGKTVIGVWVGRPDGAPVPGLSGIIGAAPILFESFDRLGSRTAPLRKAPPGVLFASNTQLPAPLRRFRHPNEDVVARDAAPKIAFPADGVDVDLGLASGSAASLMVKVRDGVPPFTFFANGAPFGRSAFARQNAWQPDGAGYVTLSVVDAEGRGDKVTVFLN, encoded by the coding sequence ATGACCGAGACGGGCGCCAGTGCTGCACGCAAAGCTCCGCGCTGGCGGCGGGTGGCGCTTGTCGCCTGCCTGCTCGCCGGCGGGTTGCTGGCCGGCGGCACGATCTATGTCCGCTCGGTGATCGGGGAGATTGCCGCGACCCTGCCGGTTTTGCCTGATCTGGCCACCATGCCGGTATCGGTCGCGGTGGTGGATCGGGACGGGCAATTGCTGCGGCCGTTCACCACCAAGGATGGGCGCTGGCGCTTGCCCGTCACGACGGCGCAGGTCGATCGGCGGTTTCTCGATATGCTGGTGGCCTATGAGGATCGCGGCTTTGCCGGTCACCATGGCGTTGAATGGGGCTCCATGCTGCGCGCGGCGGGGCAATATGTGGGGGCAGGGGGCAATATCGTTTCGGGCGGCTCGACTCTGACCATGCAGGTGGCCCGCCTGCTCGAGGGCGCGCCCACACGAAATCTCTGGGGCAAGCTGCGCCAGATGGTGCATGCCGATAGCCTCGAGCGGCAATTGAGCAAGGATCAGATCCTCAATCTCTATCTGACGCTGGCGCCCTATGGCGGCAATATCGAGGGCATTCGCGCGGCCAGCCTTGCCTATTTCGGCAAGGAGCCGACGCGGCTGACCACGGCCGAGGCGGCTTTGCTGGTCGCCCTGCCGCAATCGCCCGAAGCTCGCCGGCCCGATCGGGACCCCGATGCCGCCCGCCGCAGCCGCGACATGGTGCTCGACCGGCTGGTCACGGCAGGCGCCATTGCCGCCGAGGAGGCGGAAGCGGCCAAGCAGGAGCCGATCCCTACGGCGCGCAAGCAGTTTCCCATGCTGGCCAGCCACATGGCCGAGCAGGCTTTGCGGGCGCAGCCGGGCATGCGCCAGATCGGCCTGACGGTGGACAAAAGATTGCAGGATGCGCTGGAGCGGCTGGGTGCTGCCCGTGCCCGCCAGATCGATCCCAAAGTGTCCGTGGCGATTGTCGCGGCTGATATCCAAACCGGGGAGATCCTTGCCTCGGTCGGCTCGGCGGGCCTCTTCAATGCCGAGAGCGCCGGCTATGTCGACATGACCAGCGCCATTCGTTCGCCCGGCTCGACGCTCAAGCCGCTGATTTATGGGCTGGCCTTCGAATTGGGCCTCGCCCATCCCGAAAGCCTGATCGAAGACCGGCCGACCGCCTTTGGCGGTTATGTGCCGGTCAATTTCGACGGCTTCAGCCGGGGCACGGTGACGGTGCGGCAGGCACTGACCGAATCGCTCAATATTCCGGCCGTCGTGGTGCTCGACGCGGTGGGACCGTCGCGGCTGATTTCGCGGATGAAGCGGGCATATGCCGATCCGCGCCTGCCGGTGAATACAGCGCCGAGCCTTGCCGTGGGGCTGGGTGGCGTGGGCATTTCGCTGCGCGATCTGGTGTCCATCTATGGCGCCATTGCCCGCGGCGGCTCGCCGGTGCGGCTACGCGATGGGGTCAAGCCCGATACGACATTGGCGTTCGAAAAGCCTGCGCCGGTGCTTGATCCGGTCGCGGCCTGGTATGTCGCCGATATCTTGGCCGATGTGCCGCCGCCGCTGAATGGTTCACCCGGCCGTATCGCCTACAAGACCGGCACGTCCTATGGCTATCGCGATGCCTGGGCCATCGGGTTTGACGGCAAGACGGTGATCGGCGTCTGGGTCGGCAGGCCTGATGGTGCGCCGGTGCCGGGGCTGTCGGGCATTATCGGTGCCGCGCCGATCCTGTTCGAGAGTTTCGATCGGTTGGGAAGTCGCACAGCGCCGTTGCGCAAGGCGCCGCCGGGCGTGCTGTTTGCTTCCAACACCCAATTGCCCGCGCCGCTGCGCCGCTTCCGCCATCCCAATGAAGATGTCGTGGCGCGCGATGCTGCGCCCAAGATCGCCTTTCCGGCCGACGGGGTCGATGTCGATCTGGGGCTGGCTTCGGGCAGCGCGGCTTCGCTCATGGTCAAGGTGCGCGACGGGGTGCCGCCCTTCACCTTCTTTGCCAATGGCGCGCCGTTTGGTCGGTCGGCTTTCGCCCGCCAGAACGCCTGGCAGCCGGATGGAGCGGGCTATGTGACGCTCTCGGTGGTGGATGCCGAGGGGCGAGGGGACAAGGTTACGGTGTTTTTGAACTGA